GGCGATCAACGCAGGATTGCTCCTCCGATCCTTTCTCGCGCTCACGGATGTGCCGCTCGGTTTCCGCCAGGATCATATTCTTGTGACCTATGCGCATGCTCCGGCGCGGGGTTCCATCTTTGAGCAATCGGGAATTGAAAACTATCTTCGGGCGGGTCAGGAATTGGATGACGTTGTAGGCCGGTTGAAGCATGTACCGGGAGTTCTTGCCGATGCCGCGGTGATGGGACTGCCAACAGGGCAATATAGTGCCGAAGGTTCATACGAGGTGGAAGGCAAGGACAGCTCGGGAGGCAATTTCCACCGGTTGCCGCATGCCGGATATCGATTGAGCGGACAAGGCTATTTCGCCACGATGGGCATCCGGCTTTTGCGCGGCCGCGATTTTAGGGACGGGGATTTGTATGGCCGCACGCCCGTTGCGATCATAAGCGAGTCAGTCGCTCACCAGAGTTTCGCAAACGAGGATCCTATCGGTCATCGTGTCCGGTGGGGGCTGGATCTGCCGGTGCAGTGGGCAACAATCGTCGGCGTCGTCAGCGACATCCGGCAGGATTCGCCGGCTTCCGCATTGGAAGCTCAACTGTACATGCCGCTCCGGCAACATCCTTACACTGCCAATGAAGTCCAGATCGTCATCCGAACGGACCGTGATCCTGAGTCCTTGATTCCCGCTGTTCGCGACACAGTGCGATCCGTGAACCCCGAGATCGCGACAAAGTTCACGACCATGGATGCATCCATTGGGGACTCGATCGCCGCTCCCCGCTTCCGGATGATCCTCGTCTCGATATTCGCTTCCATCGCACTGCTGCTCGCCGCGGCCGGAATGTATGCCGTGATGAGCTACGCGACGGCGCAACGGCTGCCGGAATTCGCAGTCCGCCTGGCGCTGGGAGCCGATTTCGGAGGTATCGCCGGTCTGGTTTTGCGCGGCGCCGCGTATTTAATCGTCATCGGCGTGGCGGCCGGCCTCGTTCTGGCCTTCGTAACGAACCGCGTTATCGCCTCGATGTTATTCGGAATCCATACTACCGACATTGTGACCTACGCCGCCGTCCTTCTCGCCGTTTTGCCCGCCGTTTTGCTGGCCGCCGCCATTCCGGCTCTTCGGGCGACTCGCGTCGACCCGATAACCGCCCTGCGCGCCGACTAAGAAGAAACCACAAGAGGCAATCCTCGTGGATGACGATAGGTAAAGCCTGCGGCGTTTTCGGGGAGATATATCGACTGAACAGCTCATTTTCGACACATTGTCGATTTGTTCCGGCCACGCAACAAACAAGTTGGAACAGAAGTTTCGAGATCACGGATTCAGCCGCGTTGTACGCGTTGCGACGACTTTTGAAGGTTTTTTGACCAGTAGGACATCGCCATCATGAGTCGATGCGATTGCGTTCTTGCGGAGCAGCGATAGCTGCAAACTCGCTTATACCTCTGCATCCGCAGCGATGAGCTTGAACAGCTGATTCCTCATCTTGTTAATTTCACCCGAATCATTGAGGGCTCGAGCCCTCAATTGAGCGCCAAGTGAAACGGACGAAACCAGATCTGCCAGCTCGATGCAGCTCACATCCTTGCGGAATTGTCCCCGTTTCTGTCCCGCCTTTAGAGTGCGGGCCAGCCAAGCGTTATGTGTTTCACAAAAGTTCGCGATTTTGGTACGGACCGCCCTTGAAAGCTTGCCCGCATCTTTACCCATCGAGGAAACAGGGCAAAGCATCCCTTCATCCGAGAACTTGATTAAGCCCTCAAAGTACGCGTTTACTTGAGCTTTGGGTTCAAACACGCTGATCGTCTCGGTCCAGTGGTTCAAGCCCTCGAAATAAAAGTCCATCAGGTAGAGCATCAATTCCTCTTTTGACTTGAAATGCTCATAAAGACTTCCTTTCTTAATCCCAATTTTGTCTGCGATGTCTTGAAAGCTGAATCCATCGTAACCAACGCGCTGAAAAAGATCCTTTGCTTCTTTAAGAGCTCGGGTCTTAGTGCTGTCGGTTTTCAAGAGTCCTCCTTTCTTTTTGCCCCTGAAAGCGTCATTTGCTTTAAACACGCATGGTAGGTTAAAACCTACCTAAGGATAGTCTAGACCTTTTAGTAGGTCGTTACAAGCTCGGCCTTTCGGATAGATCATAGGCGGTGGCGCTATAAGTGAATATTGCCTCATTATTACGGCCCCACAAAAAGTACCCTCAAATGTTGTCCGTTGCATTATGACCATTGAGTAGTATTACACTACTGTTAGGTAGTGTAATTAGATCAATTGATAAGGAGATAAAATATATGGACACCGCAAACAAGATCGCAAACGGCAAGCAACAGATCACCGTGCCGGCTGGCGAGCTCAAGTGGGAGCCTCTGGCTCCCGGCTCGCCCGTGAAGATGTGCGTGTTGTGGGGCGACTCCAAGAAAGGCCCCTTCGGCATGCTGCTGAAGCTCCCGGGCGGGTTCGACGGGGGCATGCACACTCACGCGACGGACTACCACGCGCTATGTGTGCAGGGGACCTGGATCCATACAGTCGAAGGCGACAGCCCGAAGGAACTGACACCGGGGTCGTACGTCATGCAGCCGGCCTGGCAGTTTCACGAGGACGGGTGCAAGGGTCCCGAAGACTGCATCGTCTACATCCACCAGTTCGGCGAGGCCGACTTCATTCGCCCGGCAAAGGAGCAATGACCTTCGCGAGCCAAGGGAGGCCTGTCCCACGCGATCCCGTCGGAGATCGGACGGGGTCGACAAGCCTGTTGCCTACGACCAAAACGCTGATATCCGGTCTACTTAAGGCCGGATTCTCAGACGATGATGGAAATGTAGGAAATGATTCAATGCCGCCTGCACATCGAAGGCAGGCTCTGAGAGAGGGAGGACTTTCATGCTGTCAGTTGGGATCATTATCGGCAGTACACGACCTGGCCGCAAAGCCGAGGTCGTTGCGAAGTGGGCTTATGAAATCGCGCGGAAGCGCAATGA
This genomic interval from Terriglobia bacterium contains the following:
- a CDS encoding ABC transporter permease, with amino-acid sequence AINAGLLLRSFLALTDVPLGFRQDHILVTYAHAPARGSIFEQSGIENYLRAGQELDDVVGRLKHVPGVLADAAVMGLPTGQYSAEGSYEVEGKDSSGGNFHRLPHAGYRLSGQGYFATMGIRLLRGRDFRDGDLYGRTPVAIISESVAHQSFANEDPIGHRVRWGLDLPVQWATIVGVVSDIRQDSPASALEAQLYMPLRQHPYTANEVQIVIRTDRDPESLIPAVRDTVRSVNPEIATKFTTMDASIGDSIAAPRFRMILVSIFASIALLLAAAGMYAVMSYATAQRLPEFAVRLALGADFGGIAGLVLRGAAYLIVIGVAAGLVLAFVTNRVIASMLFGIHTTDIVTYAAVLLAVLPAVLLAAAIPALRATRVDPITALRAD
- a CDS encoding TetR/AcrR family transcriptional regulator encodes the protein MKTDSTKTRALKEAKDLFQRVGYDGFSFQDIADKIGIKKGSLYEHFKSKEELMLYLMDFYFEGLNHWTETISVFEPKAQVNAYFEGLIKFSDEGMLCPVSSMGKDAGKLSRAVRTKIANFCETHNAWLARTLKAGQKRGQFRKDVSCIELADLVSSVSLGAQLRARALNDSGEINKMRNQLFKLIAADAEV
- a CDS encoding DUF4437 domain-containing protein; this translates as MDTANKIANGKQQITVPAGELKWEPLAPGSPVKMCVLWGDSKKGPFGMLLKLPGGFDGGMHTHATDYHALCVQGTWIHTVEGDSPKELTPGSYVMQPAWQFHEDGCKGPEDCIVYIHQFGEADFIRPAKEQ